In the genome of Carettochelys insculpta isolate YL-2023 chromosome 17, ASM3395843v1, whole genome shotgun sequence, the window tgcacacacaatgatttgtatgagTTAGAACCCATCTACAGGCTTTACCCTccatccctaggcttaacccctctgagccccaatcCCCCCGTCTCCAGGATTAACTCACCTGAGCATGTGCAGCTCCTCCCCGGCTGCCCCGTCCTCCCCCCCGCTGCTGCCTCCTTGGTGTGGCTGTGAGGATCCAGCCGGAATAGGCTcatccgcccctcccccccaggtctCCTGCTGTGTTAGACTTCTCCCATGTGGGGCATCCCCCTGCTGActtctcttccagggctccctgccacagctgactgtgcagcagctccagaggctgctgccgctttaagaaaaaactaaattcagttgctgaTGATTGTAAACCAGCTGAATTTAGCTCCTTTGTTGAAGGGCATTAGCCTCTGAagccgcaagaggagtcagtggcagcagcgctCGGAGTCACAAGTGGCTTCTTaatgagctgcaggttgccgatcCCTGCTGTAGGTGATGATGAAATGCCAGTAGTAATCCTGGCGGACTTAGCCTCTCCCTTGCATCCCTGACTCATGACACCGTACACTGGCCATCTGGACAGCAGCAAGAAAAGCTTTAGCAACCAGCTCAGATGCAGAAGGATAGTTCAGTGTGCTTTGGTAGATTGAAGAAATATTGGCATTTACTCTGCAGGTTTGGTTTCAGTGGGAAGAATAGCCCGATGAATAATATCTACAAAGCAAAGCAGGGAAAGTTGCTGTTGGTGCCCTGTTTGAGCAGCCAATACAAGGAGCTGCATGGCTCAGGAAGGCTTTGAAAGAGCATTGAAACAGCAAGCTAcagtacagtaagccctcgattTAATGGATTAATGGGGAGGAGTGGTGTCAGTTAAGCCCCACAGTttgataaattggagggtttactgcccaccccacAACAGTCCTCCCTCCCAAAAATGAGTAAgcttgcaaagtgctttgggggGCTGGTACATGGGTATGAAAATTGCTGTGTAAGTGCATGTGATAGGGAGCAGTTTAGAAGGGTTCCAGGACTGCTGCAGAGCAGTAACTTGTCACAATTGTTTTACTGCCTGTTGTCATAGCTATGGTTGAATAGATAAGAACAAAAAGTGGGAGTGTGAGCTGGCAAGAGGCAGTGACTTAGCTGCGCATCTCCTCTGGGTATTGTGCTGCTAAGTCACTTCCGTGAAAACTTACCCGCGGGAGGAACTAACTAATACTTAGCTTCTGTAATGAGATTCATCTGAGGCTCTCAGCATACTTTCCAAGGGCTAATAGCCCTTCTGCACTTCTGGGAAGCAGGTAAGCGTTATTTTGCTAATTATGGCCCACAGATACACTGCCAGTCGGTGGCAGAAACAGGAATAAAAACCTGGGATTCAGATTCCTATTTCTTGACTAGTTAGGAGACACTGACACAAAAAACTTAGTAATTACGAGGCCTCAAAATAAACACATTAGTTTGCCCAATAAAACAAACCTGGCCTTCCTACTGTCTGTTGGAGAGTGTCCTCCTAACTCCACCAGCCCCTCTTCAGCGGAGTACCCCTGCTTTCTTCAGGAATACTCCCACGCTGGTGATGTGCTGTCTGCTGGGGTGGGGATACTGAGCTGTCTCCTCTCTCGTCACTATTAAAACACACCCTCTTGCTAGTAGTGTGGAGAGAATGTTGAGTATGAGGCTGGAATATGTCCCCAGCTCTCGCTGGTTGAGTGGGAACTTTTTATCTTTATGATGACTTGACTCTCTTGGCAGGAAACCATTTCCTTTGTGGCTGTGTTCTGGCTTGttcacacagccccttccctcctcaTCCCCACTCCCCTAGCCAGGCAATCTCCTCTTGCTCTTCTAATTAATTTTAGCCAACGGGATGTATTGTTTAACTTCTCAGGTTCTTTATCCCACTAGCCCCTCTCTAACCCCTGCAACCACAGGTTCTATTCCTGCCTGGCTCAGTCCTTCTTCCCTctgacaaagagagagagagaaccatgtAGCTTAGTGTTTGAAGGGCTAACGGTCTTTAGGACAAGCCATTATGAACTCAGAACATGTTTGCTCTGCACGGTCGCTAGATCCCCTGGCACTTCTAAGAGGAAGAATTTAACCTGATGTCCTTGGTCACACTTTACCCCTGCCCTTTTGTGCCTTGTCTGGCTGCCAGATTCTTCAGCTGGGTTGTATATTGTAGGTATGAAACGCCAGGGGATGAAAGGTGCTGCGTAAATATCAACTCTTTTCATCAGCAGTTGTGGAGAAATCTGCTGCCTGTGCCTTCGTTTTTCCCTTTAACAGCACTGCACTTTGTATCTATTGCTATGGCAGGGTGTTAGTCAGAACTGGTACCAGGGCTGCTAGTAGCCTAACCCTCCCGCTGCCTTGGTGTGTGATCTTGGGAAAGTCTGAAAATCCTCTTTCTCTCCCagttttccccacctgtaaatGGAAGGGAAATGTACCCTCCTTTCTCAGGTCCAGTGGGAGCCTTGGATGAAAAATGCTGTCTAGGGCTAGGTATTCTAGTAGTTTGCTCATCGTGGCTGCTGAGTTGTGAAAGGAAGCAGGGCAATGTCGTATGCCAGTTGACCACCCTCTCCATTTAGATGCCTTCTCCAAACATGCTGCTTCCCCTTGGTTTTATAAGGATAATCCAAAGAAGGAAGTCCCACGTTCGTTTATAAACATGGCCGTTTTGAGATCTGCTCAGATCTGATCCATTAGCCTATTTTGTCTGGTCCGAATGCCTCTGTTTGGCTTAGGTTGTGAGTTTTTCTTGCCAAGCCAGTAATGCAGTATACATGCTGTCATCAGCTATGCTTCGCTTGCATTTTATGCTGCATGATGGGGATCTCTGTTGTCAGAATGTGGCATTAGAAGATGCATGCTGCATTTCAGACTAGGGAGACTTTTTCGTGGGCCCAGGTGTGTGGAGAGGAGCTGGTAAACGGATAGGGTCAGGATCTGAGTTTTTCAGAAAGGCATCTTTCGCTGGTCTCCGCCCCAGCTTCTGTTCTTCCAAGATCTTAAGAAGATGTTGAGGGAAGCTGAGTTTCACACTTGCTTTTTACTTCCTCATCAAGGGCTTTCTTTGCCATCCCTGCAGCCATGTGAAATTGACTCTTGGCTTGCAGCTGCCAAGGAAAGGAATGAGAAGTAGGACTGCAAGCAGAATAGACTCTGCAGGCAGGAAAGCAAAAAGCAACCAGCAAAGAAGaggttcccatggtcccattCTCAGTTCAGATGTGAGACTCGCATCAATCATCACAGTCCCTCTCACAGGCGGTCGGCCTTTGCTGAACCGCTTTTCCAGATGTGCCGTTTAGACAGCTGTGATTTCTCCTTTGGAAGCAAAATTAGGTTCTGTTCCTTCTCTTCCGCTGCTGCTTATGCAGCGTCTGGGAGGTGATCTTTGTAACCCGCGCTTACTGACACCATCTTCCAAATCTCTTTGGATGGGTTGAGCTGAGCTACACATTAGGAGGAAAACCAGATGCTGTAATCTTTTCCCATGGATTCATTTGCTTTCTCTCTAGCCTTTTATGCTGCTTGAACGAACTGGTTATTTTTACTATTTTGTTAGAATTTGGGCCAGTGACACAGATAACAGCTGGCCTTTGGGAAACAGACACATTGACCATGAGGTTAGACCAAGTCCATCTCTCTGGCACTGCAGGTTTGCAATACCTATCGtacatttttaatcttttttttccccccccttgtGTTAGTGGTTTTTCCACCATTTCCCGGGGAGACTATAGCCTAGCCTCAGACTTCACTGTGAGGAACTCCTAATAGTAAATCATATTCAGACAAATCTGTGATTGTCCGCACACAGTAGATGGGGAGAAAATACACTAGAGCCTTGATTTGCACAGGAATTATGTGCCCAGAAAACCGGGCGTAACGTGAAATTTGCATAGGTTGAGGGGGCGgggccaccagctcagcaccagcagccggGAGCAAGGGATCACCCTGTTGAGTGGGAAGAGAGCTGGCGGAGCACTTTGCTCAGCCCTGGGATGCCACCGCTagggaagcagggggtggggattcCCTTGTTAACAGGATTCCCGTGTTAAAAGGCTGCGGGCTGGCTGGTCGTGAGGCAGCTCAGCCACTGCCGTGGGGATGGAGAAGTGATCCCCCTGCGAGGGAGGATTACAGCTGGCCTGGGGTACGCTTGGTGCCATcccagcagtgggggtggagccCCCTGTTAAAAGGCTGGTGGAACAAAGCTCCAGCAGCTCAGCTAGAGGGAGCCGCCACCGCACAGGCGAGCGGGGGAGGAGATTTCCCTGTCAAAAGGGAGCAGAGCTGGTTCTCCCCGCTCACTTGTGTGGCAGTGGCTGCCTCTGGCTGAAGCTTCCAGGGTCCCCCTCCAGCTGCGCTGATGTGAGATGCGCGTATCTCGAGGGTTTATCTGCGGCTGGGTCTGAGAATAGGTGCTGGCCTGGCAAACGCGTTACCCTAATcccagctgtttttgtttttcttttaaagctttATCTTCATGGTCCAGAACAATGCTGGGGATCCTGCTCGCCTGAGGAACTTCAGGAAAAAGTTCTAGGAgcgcttctggttgctgctgtccctggggctctgcctgcctgccactaTGTATTGCCTTCAGTGGTTACTGCCTGTCCTCCTCATTCCTAAGCCCTTGAACCCAGCTTTGTGGTTCAGTCACTCAATGTTCATGGGCTTCTATCTCCTGAGTTTCCTCCTGGAGCGGAAGCCATGCACAATCTGTGCCTTGGTCTTCCTGGCAGCCTTGTTCCTCCTCTGCTACAGCTGCTGGGGGAACTGCTTCTTGTATCACTgcagtggctcccagctgcctgaatCGGCTCATGATCCCAGCATAGTTGGTACCTAAAGGATCCTCCGGTTTGCTGATAGCTCTGGATTTGCTCTTAAAGAGGGGTTGTGGGTGtggagcgggggagggagggcttgTTAGGCACGTGACTGGAATACAAGCAGCCTGTTTTCGATCACGTGTGTGTAGACTAGAGCAGTGAATTCCTGACCAGCCCTCCCACTTGGCCTCTGACATTCGAGGTCAGTTGTTTACTGTGTGAATTCGGACACGGCTACCTGATGTGAGAAGCAGAAGAATTACATATTTTCCTTTCCCTTGTTTCTGGGGATGGACACTGGCCCTCGCCGCTGAGAATTGGTGCAGGAAGGACTCGTTGCTTCTCTCCAGCTGTTGCATGGTGGTGGTGATCTGTGTTTTGTCCCTCAGTTATCTGCATCTGCGAGAGCCTTGAGCCTAGCGATTCTAGGGGAGCGGTTAGAAGATTGTCCACGCTGCTGTTTGCGGGGGAGCCAGTCTTCATTGCTCTGCTGTTCCAGGGGACTTGCAATAACTGGCAGATGCACTCGGCTggaagctgctggagccagagactGCTGAGaaatctcctcctcctcatcatgcCAAATTGAAAAATGTGCGCTGCCCAAGTGCTGTCTGAACTACTTGCATTGTCACAATGCTGCTTCTAAAGCACTTCTCACAGGCATCGGagcccacctccctccctgctggaTTTCCACAGTTTACTGAGATCCTGACTCTTTGGATCCCAAGCATGCTCTGCTGTGGTGTCTGGGGTTGTTTCATTTCACTGTATGTTTCAAAGCGTCAGCATTCCAAGCTGGGATGGTGAGGTAAGAGCGGGGAGGGAGGGTTCAGAGTTTTTACTAAGCATGTTTGAGGTGGTTCAACGTTGCAAATGGCAACTGACATTTATTCAGCTAACAGTGTTCGCAGGCCGGGGCTGTCTGTGCATTTTCTGTTGTCCCAAGCAAACCAGCCACTAGTAATGTGGGGGGAAGGAGCAATAAATGTTCTCTGTTCTTTCCTGGCAGGATGGGTTTGGGAAGCCTAGGAGAGGGTTCCCTAGTGGCAGCTGCAGTCCGGCCTTTTTTCCTGCTCGTCTGGTCCTGTGCAtagcagcagctcccagaaggAACGGTGTTCTTTGCTGTAGCGACGTTTGCTTGTGAGAAACATAACCGGTTTTTGAAATCCACTAGTCTACACGTTTTCCAGGTGATTTTCCTCTCTGCCATCCGTTTGTCTCCACACAAGAGTCTCTTACTGGGGAGCAGCAGAAATGGTTGCTGCTCTCAGGCGAGATTAAAACTAAATCCAGCTGTGAAGCTTTCCAGAGCATTGTACTATTTGTTCACTGCACAGCTCACAAAGTTCAATAAAGCTTTATAAACTTTGGTCTATGGACTTGTGCCAGTTGTGATGCATTCACTACCCCAGGACTAAGGCATCTGGATGACTAATGTTTTCTGACCTTTTTGATACGGTTCCCAGAACAAGCAGCAGGACGCGCTCAGGGGTTTGCATCAAGGTTTGTGTTCTGTGGCGCATAGCTCCCTGTACGCTATTTTCCATCGATTATTTAATGCTGATTCAGGTTGTAGGGTTTAAACTGTCTGATTTGTGGCTTTGGGACCTCATCCAGGTTGTGTCACTGATGTGTGTGGATGTTTGCTTGGACCTGCCCTTAAAATCTAAAATCTAAAACTCAGCATCTGAGACCCTTAATGACCTGCAGCACCCCGGGGGCTCTCGTGTCTTCACTTGGGGGTTTGATGACACGTGAAGGCATGTACTTTCTGCATCTTGGCTTGCACAGCCTGTCCCACCATTGGAGCTGCGCTGGTGTGAACTTGCACAATACTGAGACCCCTTTTCACCAGATTAAATCATGCACAGAAACAATTTGcccaaattattttaaagaaaatattctcATAAAAGCAGGAGTTGAGAAGGTTGCGGAGGTGTCCTCTAACTTCGAGTTCACAAGCATGGAGAAGAGATCTTAAAGTTGGTGAAAGAGCAGAGAGCAGTGGATTGTGAGACACCAGGCATGATGGCTCAGGGGATTAGATAGAATAATGGGGGCTCAGGACTGTTTCTGGTTCAGTTCAGGTCAGTAGATTTAGGAACTGAGGGAAGTTCTGTGAGATATGCAACATGAGCTGTCGGTTCCCATCCCAGTGGCACAAGAGAAGTGCCCTTATCATACACCTTTCACATTTGGGACTGTTGTTGGCAGCAGTCTCAGCATCAAATAAGACAGACGCACTGAAGTACTTTTGCTCTGTAAAGGGTGATTTCTTCCTGCTcagcataaaaatgttggcagagCAACCTGAAGGAGTTTGCAAAATTGCTCCATTGACCCATTCTGTGACTTCTGGGAACCACCAGTGTGATGCCTTTATAGGGGTAACAAATTCACATGCATAGAGCTAAGCAGCAAGGCTGCAGCATGATTATTCCCATAGCACAAATTCAAAGTGTTCTGCTGACTGCACAGGTAGGGCCGGGGCCCTTCTCATGGGGGAGGTAAAAGTCCTGCCACAGACAGTGCCGCCCCTCCTTTCATTTCTGTTCTGGGCCATGCAATGCCATTttgtacacacacaaaactagTGGACCTTCCATCCATagaggcttgacaaggtcctggctgggacgagttagttgggattgatcctgcttgaagcaggcgctggactagatgacctcctgaggtcccttccaggcctaggattctatgaccctGAATCATTGCTGAGTTGGACGAACTACCCTGGAGTAAGGAGGCAAAGGAAATTGGTTTCAATTTGAGTGGGACACAACTTCTCTGGCAACTGTGCTAGCTTGAGTAGGGTTCTTGCAGGAGGAAGTGACAGCTGGGTCCTGCAATCAGAGGATAGAAGCACAATGCACCCGCTTTTACCTCACAATCAAAGCTGCAGCGTGATTATTCCAATAGTACAAATTCTAAGTATCCTACTGTCTACTCGCACAGGGCCGGGGCCCTTCTCGTCGGTGAGGTAAGAACCTGTGATTGTGTATGATCACTGGCTGGCTCCCAAGTCCACAGCCACCCTTGGTGTACCTGCCCACGGAACTGAACTCAGGCATGTGGGTCCATGTTCCTGCTAACCAGTCTGTCCGCACAGCACAGCCAGTGTTCACGGGCAGTTCAAATTGCATTCCTGCTCCTGCTTCAACAGTCAAAAGGCCTCCCAGAATGGTCAGTGTAAGCTGTGATGCGTTCCTGGATAATCCCAGCAAAGCAGGTCGCATTGAGCATCTCCCGAGTGGGATGGGAATTGCACAGGTAATAGCTGAGGTGTTCGGTCTTAAGAAAGGTCAGACCCCTCAGTGTAAAAACCTCCTGGTCACCTTTCACTGTGATAGTTACACAGAGCTTTGGGAAACTGAACTGGTGAAATAGAACTTTCACCTGTCTACAAATCAGGCTCATTTTACCAATTTGCGGCTGATTTTATGAATGCTGCTGTGCCACTTTAATTCAGTCCTTGGGAGAGTCATGCAGCCGTGGCAGATTTTAGAGGGAGGTTTCAAGTGGCCTGGCATTTCCTATGAAGGATGCTGGTTACTGTGTTAGCCTGTAATATAGTTAGTGTGAACTGTGAATGGTGGTGTGTCTTTGGTGATCTGGTATATGTTTACTCCTCAGCCCTGTCTCTCTGCTGCTGGACAGGAGttagagaatcctagggctagaagggaccttgggaggccatcgagtccagccccctgcccaaagcagcatcaGATTGTGGAGCCTAGAGACAATAGTTTTGGTTCTCTTCTGTCCTCGTTCTCCCTGTATTTGTGTAACATCCAAATTCCATGCTGAGACTACCCAGTGATCAGCGGAGAAGGAAGTGCATGAAACAGCCAGTAAGATTAATTCCTGTAGGTGCCAGCCTGTTTAATCCCCCAAGGCGCATCTGCCAGCCCCATAAGGCTTAGCCAAAGCTCTGGCTGGCGCTGGGTGAGGATTTTCTACTGGGATCTCTCCAGCCAGGGAGAGGAGAAGGCAGTTGGGGGTGAAGTGCTGCTGCTTGACAGACAAGTAGATGTTGTGATCCTGATTTATATCCACCTTTGCATTATACAGGCTTTCTTTCAACAGCATCTCATCCCTCTTGGTGGTATATCTCAGCCTCACCTCTCtgacctgcccagaccccagcaatTCCATATGCTGTCCTGCCATTTGGTCGTGGCATACCCCTCCCGGATCTCTTGGTATATCCCTTTACCCTATAGGAGATCCTTGCAAGAGCACCAAGCAAATCCTGGGGGCAGCTGTCACATGGGCATTCATTCTCCATGCAAGATGGGCCAGCTTGTGAGGCAAAGAACTGGTTCCCTTTGATTCCTGAGTTCAGCCCATGTgtactgggggaagggggggcggtGCACGGCGGAGGTCTCCCTGCCCAGGGGATGATGAAGTAGGATTTCTGGATCCTTATCAGTACCTGCGTCTGGGATGGGCTAGAGGAGGCATTACACCCAGTGGGAAGCAAAGAAAACGGCTTGCCTTGGCTTCTCTTCACTGTAGCAGCTGCTTGGTCTAATTTGCTCTTCTGCATGGCTACTGGAGTGGGGGTTCTGGGATAAGTCACCCATGCTCTCCTGGGCAAATCCAAGATGGGCTGCCTGAGATCTAGCAGCCACCTGCACCCCTCAGAGGGCTGACCCTGCCAAGGAGGGGAGGAGGCCTTAGTGTCTTTGGGTGGATTGCGGCGAGGTCTTTTGCGGACTTCCTTTCCCCTGGGGTCCTAGTACCTGCCCACCATGctcatgtctcagtgcacagggCAGGCCTAGGGATGAGTGAGGGTTGGGCTGTATCCCAAGGTATCAGCTCCCCCTCTGACTCTCCTTCCCTCAAAACGTGGGAGCTGGAGAGAGGTTGTAGGTGCATTGGCCCGAGGTTGCGAGACAAGCTCTCAGCAAAAactgggccaataaaagatactacaaACCCTGCACCCACCATTCCCTGTCGCTCTAGAGTTGGAGAGTATCTGGCTGCCCTGACAGCCTCCCGCTGCAcccatgggcccagcagcaggcgCCTTTTGTCCTAGCAAGCAGCTCGCCAGTTAGGTTTTCAAGGCTCTTTGCAAGGGAAAGCTGTGTAGAGGGGTGAGGACACTCCAGTCCTTTGCAGTATAAACCTCTCTTGCCTGCCAAGCTGGGCTACTCATGGCTACAGTGCTGCTTTTAGCATTacagcctcccacagcctgccctcTGCCTGCGCCTTTGCCTGCCATGGGGAGCTGTGCCCTGCAGTGAGCATGGACCCAGCCTGCTTCTCAGTGTGGCGTGTAGGGTGCACGGAGCTGCACGCCGCACTGAAAAGACAAGGAGACGAGGCCTTAGACTGGGTTCAAGCCCAGAGGATGTTACAGACAGCAGCTTTCTACTAACAATCACATTTTGTGGTTCATATGCTTCAGTGGGCTGGGACAGGTTCTTGGGCAGTAGAAACAGAGGAGACActagccctcagcccctgcctgcctgctgtcCTTAACCACATCAGCCCATGGGGCTGCGCTCCTGTTCACGCTAGACTttcagccaggccctgctcagcAGGTGCCGAACACGCTGGATGAATTTTGCCAGTTCTGATTAAGACCCGTGACCCTGCACATGCAAGAGCTATCGGCTTAAAAACCAGCTGCACCTACCCCGGGAAGCGAACCTAAACGCTAGGGCAGCTCCAGGGAGGTTGTGGCTGGGCAACCAGCTttccttggtcctgcctcagagcagggaactggagtaGCTGCCCCCTGACTCCCCAAACCTGGCTTTGA includes:
- the BLCAP gene encoding apoptosis inducing factor BLCAP gives rise to the protein MYCLQWLLPVLLIPKPLNPALWFSHSMFMGFYLLSFLLERKPCTICALVFLAALFLLCYSCWGNCFLYHCSGSQLPESAHDPSIVGT